TATTTTTGAGAAACTTCCTACTCACCAACAGGAGCGTGTTGAGGTTTTGTATAAAGGGGAGAGAGAGTTTAGAGATACTTCTGGTTACAACTTATTATATTCTAAAACTGCCATCGGTTCTGGTGGACTTTTGGGTAAAGGATATCGTGAAGGTTCTGTTACACAAGGGAAATTCGTTCCTGAGCAGGAAACCGATTATATTTTCTGTACGGTAGGCGAGGAGTGGGGCTTTGCAGGAAGCGCTATTCTGATTCTTTGCTATATGATTTACATTGGAAGGATTTATTACCTCGCAGAAAAACAGAAGTCTGCTTTTAATCGTGTTTTTGGGTATTGTTTTGCTTCGATTCTGTTGATGCACTTTTCCATCAATTTAGGGATGGTTATGGGGCTTTTCCCGACCGTTGGTATTCCGTTGCCATATTTTAGTTATGGTGGAAGTTCGTTGCTTGCCTTCTCGATGATGACTTTTATTTTCTTTAAACTGAATTATTCGGATAAGAATAGCTTGGTGTAAGGGCTGGAAGTTGGAAGCGGGATGATGGAAGTTTAAAAACTCGATGTTTTATTTTTCACATTTAAAAATCTGCGCAATCTGCAAAATCAGCGAGATAAAAACCTCAACAAATATTTCCATGAAAAATACATACGTTTCTGAAGAGAATTTCGAAAACATTGATTTCACTAAAAATTCTCTGGAGCACGGTGAGTACGAAAACTGTACTTTCCTGAATTGTAATTTTGAATATTCAGATCTTTCCGGGTTTAATTTTAACGACTGCGAATTTATCGGCTGTAATCTGAGCATGGTAAAACTTGTTTCAACAGCTTTTCGTGATGTTAATTTTAAGGAAAGTAAAATGTTCGGACTTCAGTTTAACGATTGTAATGAATTCGGAATGTCTTTCAGTTTTGATGGCTGTTCGCTAAACAATTCCATCTTTTATCAAACCTCCATCAAGAAAACTTTATTTAAAGATTCAAAATTAATAGAAGTCGATTTTGCTGAATGTGATTTATCAAATTCTGTATTTAATAATTGTGATTTTTCCGGAGCTGTTTTCGATAAAACAAACCTTGAAAAAGCAGATTTAAGAACATCTGTCAACTATTCCATAGATCCGTCACAAAACAGGCTTAAAAAGGCCAAATTTTCACTTTCTCAAATCTACGGTCTGTTATATAAATTCGATATTGAAATTGATAAGAACGGGTGATTCTGGTTGCTGGTTGCTGG
The sequence above is a segment of the Chryseobacterium sp. MYb264 genome. Coding sequences within it:
- a CDS encoding pentapeptide repeat-containing protein, with the protein product MKNTYVSEENFENIDFTKNSLEHGEYENCTFLNCNFEYSDLSGFNFNDCEFIGCNLSMVKLVSTAFRDVNFKESKMFGLQFNDCNEFGMSFSFDGCSLNNSIFYQTSIKKTLFKDSKLIEVDFAECDLSNSVFNNCDFSGAVFDKTNLEKADLRTSVNYSIDPSQNRLKKAKFSLSQIYGLLYKFDIEIDKNG